Part of the Anaerolineae bacterium genome is shown below.
GAACAATCAAAAAAAATAGCTTTTTCCTGTATACTTTATATTAGAAAGTCACACCACGAGGGACACGAAGATAGACATTAGTTAAGAACTTCTTCGTGTCCCTCGTGGTTTAATTTAAGATTCCCTGTAGCACAAGCTACAGGGTTCTTCGACTGTAAGGAATTTGGCTATTTTTAGATTCGCTCGCTAACTCCTCAGCTCCGCTGGGAAGCGATCTCCGCTTTGCTCCTACAAGCTACGTGGAATGGGCTCGCTATCGCGGTTCACTTTGTTTTGTTCCTGTATGGGGATATGTAGTTAAAATTATGTTTAATAAATTAAAAGGGGTTGAAGAACGCTTTGTAAAGCTTGAAAAACTTTTAAGCGATCCCGAGATATTGCAGGATCGGGATGCATACCAGAAATATAGCAGGGAGCATTCTGATTTAAACAAGATTATAAGGGTTTTCAGGTTGTATAAGCATACATTGACGGATCTCGACGACAGCATGGAGCTGTTAAGGGATGGAGACTCTGATATAAAGGATATGGCCAGTGATGAGGTTGATGCCCTTACACTTAAAAAGGAAGATTATGAGGATGAGCTAACAAGGCTGCTTATTCCCACCGATCCTCTTGACGAGAAAAATGTTATCATCGAAATACGGGCAGGCACAGGCGGTGAAGAAGCGGGTCTTTTTGCGGCCGATCTTTTCAGGATGTACAACAGGTATGCTGAAAACAGAAACTGGAAAGTGGAGATCATGAACCATCACACAACAGGTGTCGGCGGTTTAAAAGAGATTGTTGCGATGATTCATGGCAAAGGGGCATACAGTCGTTTTAAATATGAAAGCGGCACTCATCGCGTTCAGCGCGTTCCAACAACAGAGGCTCAGGGAAGGATACATACATCTGCCGTTACTGTTGCGGTCCTGCCGGAAGCAGAGGATATTGAAGTTAACATTGATCCTGCTGATATTAGGGTTGATGTGTTCCGGTCGTCCGGCCCGGGAGGCCAATCGGTCAATACAACCGATTCTGCAGTACGCATTACGCATCTTTCCACCGGGTTGGTGGTTACATGTCAGGATGAGAAATCACAGCTAAAAAACAAAATCAAGGCGATGAAGGTACTCAGGGCGCGTCTTCTTGACAATATCACCAAAGAACAGGATGAACAAAGATCAGAAGATCGGAAAAGCCAGATAGGCAGTGGAGATCGGAGCCAAAGAATCAGGACTTATAACTTTCCCCAGGGAAGGGTTACTGATCACCGTATCGGGCTGACATTATACAAACTGGAAAATATTTTGCAGGGTGATATAGACAAAATAATAGACGAGCTTTCAACATTTTATCAGAGTCAGGCTTTACAGCATGCAGAATCAATTGAAGACCAGCGCCAATGAATGGACCATACTTAACATCCTTAAGTGGACCGCTTCCTATTTTCAAACCCACGACATAGACAGCCCAAGGTCTGCAGCCGAAATACTTCTTGCGCATACCTTAAAATTAAACAGAATAGAACTGTATATGCGTTATGATCAGCCGCTTTCAGAAAAAGAGCTTGCGCTTTTTAAGGCTTTGATAAAAAGGAGGATAGCCAGAGAGCCCATTGCTTATATTGTGGGGGTTAAGGAGTTCTGGTTGATGGATATTGCTGTTACAAAGGATGTTCTTATCCCCCGCCCCGAGACCGAACATCTTGTTGAGGCAGCGCTTTCTCTTTTGCCAATAAGTTCAGCGCCTGATTCTTGCAACATCCCAAAACGTATTTTAGAGCTTGGCACAGGTTCCGGAGCAATAATTTGCGCTCTTGCATTGCATCGCCCTGAGCATATTTTTATTGCTTCAGATC
Proteins encoded:
- the prmC gene encoding peptide chain release factor N(5)-glutamine methyltransferase, whose amino-acid sequence is MQNQLKTSANEWTILNILKWTASYFQTHDIDSPRSAAEILLAHTLKLNRIELYMRYDQPLSEKELALFKALIKRRIAREPIAYIVGVKEFWLMDIAVTKDVLIPRPETEHLVEAALSLLPISSAPDSCNIPKRILELGTGSGAIICALALHRPEHIFIASDRSIKAVELAVKNATHHNLNKKIMFFSGDWFMSLNEDTHLFDMIISNPPYINTRLINKLQPEISMYEPVMALDGGKDGLCWLRHIISGAHIYLKPGGSLLLEIGHDQKEDVSRIVNSCGHYEQVVFTKDYSGYYRVVHMKRSINC
- the prfA gene encoding peptide chain release factor 1 yields the protein MFNKLKGVEERFVKLEKLLSDPEILQDRDAYQKYSREHSDLNKIIRVFRLYKHTLTDLDDSMELLRDGDSDIKDMASDEVDALTLKKEDYEDELTRLLIPTDPLDEKNVIIEIRAGTGGEEAGLFAADLFRMYNRYAENRNWKVEIMNHHTTGVGGLKEIVAMIHGKGAYSRFKYESGTHRVQRVPTTEAQGRIHTSAVTVAVLPEAEDIEVNIDPADIRVDVFRSSGPGGQSVNTTDSAVRITHLSTGLVVTCQDEKSQLKNKIKAMKVLRARLLDNITKEQDEQRSEDRKSQIGSGDRSQRIRTYNFPQGRVTDHRIGLTLYKLENILQGDIDKIIDELSTFYQSQALQHAESIEDQRQ